From the Maioricimonas rarisocia genome, one window contains:
- a CDS encoding alpha/beta fold hydrolase translates to MPAPELLIDGPADADWTIALAHGAGAGMESDFMAFFAEHLAKAGLRVVRFEFPYMQQRRTSGKKSPPNREPVLRETWLAVIEELGADKLVIGGKSMGGRIASLVADEAGVAGLVCLGYPFHPVGKPDRLRVEHLRELSTPTLILQGERDTFGNREEVPGYSLPGEIRIEWLPDGDHSFKPRKKSGHTLEQNWTSAIESIVQFVTGLG, encoded by the coding sequence ATGCCTGCCCCCGAACTGCTCATCGATGGTCCCGCTGATGCCGACTGGACGATCGCCCTTGCCCACGGTGCCGGGGCCGGCATGGAGAGCGACTTCATGGCGTTCTTCGCAGAGCACCTTGCCAAGGCGGGACTGCGGGTCGTGCGGTTCGAGTTCCCCTACATGCAGCAGCGGCGCACGAGCGGAAAGAAGTCCCCGCCCAACCGGGAGCCGGTCCTGCGGGAGACGTGGCTGGCGGTGATCGAAGAGCTCGGGGCCGACAAACTGGTGATCGGCGGCAAGTCGATGGGTGGCCGCATTGCGAGTCTCGTGGCCGACGAAGCGGGGGTCGCCGGCCTGGTCTGTCTGGGGTATCCGTTCCATCCGGTGGGAAAGCCGGATCGGCTACGGGTCGAGCACCTGCGGGAGTTGTCGACGCCGACGCTGATTCTGCAGGGGGAACGGGACACGTTCGGCAATCGTGAAGAAGTGCCGGGCTACAGCCTGCCGGGCGAGATCCGGATCGAGTGGCTGCCGGACGGCGATCACAGCTTCAAGCCGCGTAAGAAGTCGGGCCATACGCTCGAGCAGAACTGGACCTCCGCGATCGAATCGATTGTTCAATTCGTTACCGGCCTTGGGTAG
- a CDS encoding SRPBCC family protein: protein MNEPPAESNPAVESPGDAAPKTPIWRIALIAAGVLVMLFLVVAYLLPDSYRIERSIVIDAPPEEIHAYVGHLKRWPEWTVWNTEKYPNLRYEYEGPESGVGARQIWNDPDTGSGYLEVTQSDPQEGIVYTMAFEGFEPLEGSILYDQQETGTEVTWLGEGNLGSNPIGRYFGLMMESMIGADYEQGLSQLKAKVEAKTEPPENPALPTEGEELTEPEPPAGEGE, encoded by the coding sequence ATGAACGAGCCACCTGCCGAGTCCAATCCCGCGGTGGAATCACCGGGCGATGCCGCTCCGAAGACGCCGATCTGGCGAATCGCACTGATTGCCGCCGGCGTGCTGGTGATGCTGTTTCTGGTCGTGGCCTATCTGCTGCCGGACAGTTACCGCATCGAGCGGAGCATCGTCATCGACGCGCCGCCGGAGGAGATCCACGCCTACGTCGGCCACCTGAAACGCTGGCCGGAGTGGACGGTCTGGAACACCGAGAAGTATCCGAACCTCAGGTACGAATATGAGGGGCCGGAGTCGGGCGTCGGAGCCCGACAGATCTGGAATGATCCGGACACCGGCAGCGGTTATCTCGAAGTGACGCAGAGCGACCCTCAGGAGGGGATCGTTTACACGATGGCTTTCGAGGGCTTTGAGCCGCTGGAAGGGTCGATCCTCTATGACCAGCAGGAAACAGGGACCGAGGTCACGTGGCTCGGCGAGGGGAACCTGGGGAGCAATCCGATCGGCCGGTACTTCGGGCTGATGATGGAGTCGATGATCGGCGCGGATTACGAGCAGGGGTTGTCACAGTTGAAGGCGAAGGTGGAAGCGAAAACTGAGCCGCCCGAGAACCCTGCTCTGCCGACTGAAGGTGAGGAACTGACCGAGCCGGAACCCCCGGCCGGGGAGGGCGAATAG
- a CDS encoding DSD1 family PLP-dependent enzyme codes for MDHPIGRPLAELDTPALCIDLDTFEANIAAMAGYIADCGKQWRPHAKCHKSPAIAHRLLEAGAIGVTVAKVSEAEVFMKAGVRDVLIANMIAGETKVNRVAALCRYGDPIVAVDHFAQAEALAAACRRLGVSCRVLVEINIGMDRVGIRPGPDAIELAHGVDRLEGVRLVGVMGYEGHLLRVEDPEEKRRKIDSAIGLLEEARDRMQREGICADIVSAGGTGSYQFTSHCPAVTELQAGGGMFADPFYIEQCGVQGLSPSLTVLATVVSRPMLERGIMDSGRKTLNGELHMPVVKSTVVGRSLPDATVTALSAEHGFLKLGPESQDLTIGDKIAVIPGYSDFTTVLHDRFYGIRGGQVEVVWPLEARGCLQ; via the coding sequence ATGGATCACCCGATCGGCCGGCCACTGGCCGAACTTGACACGCCCGCCCTGTGCATCGACCTCGATACCTTCGAAGCGAACATTGCCGCGATGGCCGGCTACATCGCCGACTGCGGCAAGCAGTGGCGTCCACATGCGAAGTGTCACAAGTCACCCGCCATCGCCCATCGGCTGCTCGAGGCGGGAGCGATCGGCGTGACGGTGGCGAAGGTTTCGGAGGCGGAAGTCTTCATGAAAGCCGGCGTCCGGGACGTACTCATCGCCAACATGATCGCCGGCGAAACCAAGGTGAACCGCGTGGCGGCCCTGTGCCGGTATGGCGATCCGATTGTGGCGGTCGATCACTTCGCGCAGGCCGAGGCGCTCGCGGCCGCCTGTCGCCGGCTGGGGGTGAGCTGTCGCGTGCTCGTGGAGATCAACATCGGGATGGACCGGGTGGGGATTCGCCCGGGTCCGGATGCGATCGAGCTGGCTCACGGCGTCGACCGGCTGGAGGGAGTCCGGCTGGTGGGGGTGATGGGCTACGAAGGTCATCTGCTGAGAGTGGAGGATCCGGAGGAGAAGCGACGGAAGATCGACTCGGCAATCGGACTGCTCGAAGAAGCCCGGGACCGGATGCAGCGGGAGGGCATCTGTGCCGACATTGTCAGTGCCGGCGGGACCGGTTCGTATCAGTTCACTTCGCACTGCCCGGCCGTGACGGAGCTGCAGGCGGGGGGCGGAATGTTCGCGGATCCCTTCTATATTGAACAGTGCGGCGTGCAGGGGCTCAGTCCGTCGCTGACGGTCCTGGCGACAGTGGTGAGCCGGCCGATGCTCGAGCGGGGCATCATGGATTCCGGCCGGAAGACACTTAACGGTGAACTGCACATGCCGGTGGTCAAATCGACGGTGGTCGGCCGGTCCCTTCCGGATGCCACGGTGACCGCGTTGAGTGCCGAGCACGGGTTTCTGAAGCTCGGGCCGGAGTCTCAGGATCTGACGATCGGAGACAAGATCGCCGTCATCCCCGGCTACAGCGACTTCACAACCGTTCTGCACGACAGATTTTACGGAATCCGCGGCGGACAGGTCGAAGTGGTCTGGCCACTGGAGGCCCGGGGCTGCCTGCAATAG
- the miaB gene encoding tRNA (N6-isopentenyl adenosine(37)-C2)-methylthiotransferase MiaB: protein MEHNGKLYIETVGCQMNMLDSELVVAALRNQGYELCESPKEADTVLFNTCSVREHAEHKIYSSVGRLKYARRKRPHQVIGIIGCMAQKDQQKVFEKAPHVDLVVGTGQLGEIPRLVNEVRSTREKQVAVSLGRRDGSREAVAGSFESYDPLRDPQMRPSPWQAFVRIMIGCDKFCTYCVVPTTRGPEQSRPPSDIAREVRSLAEQGVREVTLLGQTVNSYKHTENGRLHRMSDLLAMIHDTAGIERIKFVTNYPKDMTDDLLQAMRDLPKVSRYLHVPLQSGCNEMLKRMKRGYTVEDYREMMQRINTTLPGCAVSSDFIVGFCGESEESFQKSMDAIREHRFKNSFIFKYSPRPGTKADDLYEDDIPESVKKRRNNELLALQTEISEEDNADFIGRTVKILVEGPSKKAHRERSSTDLPGWHDAANLNVTDDGAGADTLPADSPQAASSAAIQLVGRTPCDRIVVFDGNPRLAGTLAEVRVADCTATTLLGAIVTREVQHGTTGLLPILG, encoded by the coding sequence ATGGAACACAACGGCAAACTGTACATTGAAACAGTCGGCTGCCAGATGAACATGCTCGACAGCGAGCTGGTGGTGGCGGCACTGCGGAATCAGGGCTATGAGCTGTGTGAGAGCCCGAAAGAAGCAGACACCGTGCTGTTCAATACGTGCAGCGTCCGCGAACATGCCGAGCACAAGATCTACAGCTCGGTCGGTCGTCTGAAGTACGCGCGTCGGAAGCGGCCGCATCAGGTCATCGGCATCATCGGCTGCATGGCTCAGAAGGACCAGCAGAAGGTCTTCGAGAAGGCCCCGCACGTCGACCTGGTCGTCGGGACCGGGCAGCTGGGGGAGATTCCCCGGCTGGTTAATGAGGTGCGGAGCACACGCGAGAAGCAGGTGGCGGTCTCGCTGGGCCGCCGCGACGGATCACGCGAAGCGGTGGCCGGCAGCTTCGAGAGTTACGATCCGCTGCGTGACCCTCAGATGCGGCCAAGCCCGTGGCAGGCGTTCGTGCGGATCATGATCGGCTGCGACAAGTTCTGCACCTACTGCGTTGTGCCGACGACCCGCGGTCCGGAACAGAGCCGTCCACCGTCCGATATTGCCCGCGAGGTGAGAAGTCTGGCGGAGCAGGGGGTTCGGGAGGTAACGCTGCTGGGCCAGACGGTCAACAGCTACAAGCATACGGAGAACGGCCGGCTGCACCGGATGTCGGACCTGCTGGCGATGATCCACGACACGGCCGGCATCGAGCGAATCAAGTTCGTCACCAATTACCCCAAAGACATGACGGACGACCTGCTGCAGGCGATGCGCGATCTGCCGAAGGTGAGCCGCTATCTGCACGTCCCGCTGCAGTCCGGCTGCAATGAGATGTTGAAGCGGATGAAGCGCGGATACACGGTCGAGGATTACCGGGAGATGATGCAGCGGATCAACACGACGTTGCCGGGCTGCGCGGTCTCGAGCGACTTCATTGTGGGCTTCTGCGGCGAGTCGGAAGAGTCGTTTCAGAAGAGCATGGATGCGATTCGTGAACACCGTTTCAAGAACAGTTTTATCTTCAAATACAGTCCGCGTCCGGGGACGAAGGCGGACGACCTTTATGAAGATGACATTCCGGAATCCGTGAAGAAACGGCGGAACAATGAGCTGTTGGCATTGCAGACGGAGATCAGCGAAGAAGACAATGCCGACTTTATCGGGCGAACGGTCAAAATCCTGGTGGAAGGCCCCAGCAAGAAGGCTCACCGGGAGCGATCGTCGACGGATTTGCCGGGGTGGCACGATGCCGCTAATCTGAACGTCACTGACGACGGGGCGGGGGCCGACACGTTGCCGGCCGATTCACCACAGGCCGCATCGTCTGCTGCCATACAACTGGTCGGTCGAACGCCATGCGATCGAATCGTTGTCTTCGACGGCAATCCCCGCCTGGCCGGCACACTTGCCGAAGTCCGCGTCGCGGACTGTACCGCTACAACGCTCCTGGGCGCAATTGTCACGCGGGAAGTGCAGCACGGAACGACCGGTCTGCTCCCGATTCTGGGCTGA
- a CDS encoding ATP-binding protein, with protein MIEALFDRCRQHYILLMILVNRFIAMAIGGFCTYYVILTFRLNLTPEISRNVIIACSIWILIGAIGTTAVALWGTRNLRAFLKHSLDGGAFDKDQALLAAREAVLFPGRQTRAEAAIDHFLTTVPICLSLHALGAAPWKVVAQVGVTGFIGVGCILFVGFFMFERWLKPVIRSLLENGVEVPFELYPVARLGVRLQLGFGLVVAVTALMIGSLGMQRAIEIINSPSNQIEALNSLRNHAYIISMVAFSVGIWFSQLLAGSVTSRVLAIVDAMNAVKAGNLTERVRATGTDEIDQLARHFNAMVHELESKDRVVRDLNTNLEKKVRKRTRELVRSKRSLQKSYKKLRESDRHKTEFFSNVSHELRTPLMMILSPIEQLLRREQESLPRQSAALLEVAQVNANRLLKQINQLLEFSRIEAGHATLQAVSINLGNRASELARAARPLAEQRGLQLETRVEQGLPPMAADPEKLDIIVTNLVSNAIKFTPQGGTVTLSVQRGSARFEVSEEMLCITVDDTGIGIAPEHFDRLFERFQQVDGSNSREFAGTGLGLALVKELVELHGGTIQVDSVVGQGTAFCVALPVQSALDAPSEESLEDSRVLRGDAFADLVQVQPQDFVSASQPASGEGAARILVVDDTPDVRHMIGEILSDTYEIVYAADGVEGLEVLERTKPDLVLSDVMMPRMDGYEFCRTVKGNPEYAAVPFVLVTAKAQISMKIDGLNCGADDYIVKPFAAEELCARVRSLLRLRQLHKQLNTRNNELQETLNNLRQAQDQLIQSEKMSSLGQLVAGLAHEINNAINAVYNGIPTLITRMEKVQKLVDVGLQSLEEEDQRAKIDQSFAKIGRLAEAIREGAVRTARIVSDMKSFAHPGCQQEEESDIHRTLDVCLNLLSNECKGRVEIVRDYDEVGPVWGPFGQLDQLFLNLFSNAIHAMPDGGELRVTTVATPDLLEISVRDTGCGIPESVRNRIFDPFFTTKPVGVGTGLGLSIGYGIVERLGGTIECDSTEGEGTEFRIRLPLKWKRPDAAENAKLIDTVASTRV; from the coding sequence ATGATTGAAGCGCTGTTCGACCGCTGCCGTCAGCACTACATCCTGCTGATGATTCTCGTCAATCGCTTCATCGCGATGGCGATCGGCGGGTTCTGTACCTACTACGTGATTCTCACGTTCCGGTTGAATCTCACCCCCGAGATCAGTCGGAATGTGATCATCGCCTGCTCGATCTGGATTCTGATCGGAGCGATCGGGACGACTGCGGTCGCCCTGTGGGGAACCCGCAACCTGCGAGCGTTTCTGAAGCATTCGCTCGACGGAGGGGCCTTCGACAAGGACCAGGCGTTGCTCGCCGCCCGAGAGGCGGTCCTCTTTCCGGGCCGCCAGACCCGTGCCGAAGCGGCGATCGATCACTTTCTGACGACCGTCCCCATCTGCCTGTCGCTGCACGCCCTGGGCGCTGCGCCGTGGAAAGTCGTGGCGCAGGTCGGTGTGACGGGATTCATCGGCGTCGGCTGCATTCTGTTCGTCGGCTTCTTCATGTTCGAGCGATGGCTGAAGCCGGTCATCCGCTCGTTGCTCGAAAACGGCGTCGAAGTTCCCTTCGAACTGTACCCGGTGGCGCGACTGGGAGTGCGGCTGCAACTCGGCTTCGGCCTGGTTGTGGCGGTGACCGCGCTGATGATCGGATCGCTCGGCATGCAGCGGGCAATCGAGATCATCAACTCCCCAAGCAACCAGATCGAAGCGCTCAACAGCCTGCGGAACCACGCGTACATCATCTCGATGGTGGCCTTCAGCGTCGGGATCTGGTTCTCACAGCTGCTGGCCGGTTCGGTCACGTCGCGCGTGCTGGCCATCGTCGATGCAATGAACGCCGTCAAGGCGGGCAACCTCACCGAGCGGGTGCGGGCGACCGGCACCGACGAGATCGATCAGCTGGCCCGGCACTTCAACGCGATGGTTCACGAACTGGAAAGCAAGGATCGCGTCGTCCGCGACCTGAACACCAACCTCGAAAAGAAAGTCCGCAAGCGGACCCGCGAACTGGTGCGAAGCAAGCGGTCGTTGCAGAAGTCGTACAAGAAGCTCCGCGAAAGCGATCGGCACAAGACCGAATTCTTCTCGAACGTCAGCCACGAACTGCGTACGCCGCTGATGATGATCCTCTCGCCGATCGAGCAGTTGCTTCGGCGGGAACAGGAGTCTCTGCCGCGGCAGTCGGCTGCGCTGCTTGAAGTCGCGCAGGTGAACGCGAACCGGTTGCTCAAGCAGATCAATCAGCTGCTGGAGTTCTCGCGGATCGAGGCCGGTCACGCGACGCTGCAGGCCGTGAGCATCAACCTGGGCAATCGGGCCTCGGAACTGGCGCGGGCGGCCCGTCCTCTGGCCGAACAGCGGGGACTGCAGCTGGAAACCCGCGTCGAGCAGGGGCTGCCCCCCATGGCGGCCGACCCCGAGAAGCTGGACATCATCGTCACCAACCTCGTATCGAACGCGATCAAGTTCACCCCCCAGGGCGGAACCGTCACTCTCTCCGTTCAGCGTGGAAGCGCACGGTTCGAAGTCTCCGAGGAGATGCTGTGCATCACCGTGGACGACACCGGCATCGGGATTGCGCCGGAGCACTTCGACCGGCTGTTCGAACGGTTTCAGCAGGTGGACGGTTCGAACTCCCGCGAGTTTGCCGGCACCGGGCTGGGACTGGCCCTGGTGAAGGAACTGGTCGAACTGCACGGGGGAACGATCCAGGTCGACAGCGTCGTGGGGCAGGGAACAGCATTCTGTGTCGCCCTGCCGGTTCAGTCCGCTCTCGATGCCCCTTCCGAGGAATCGCTGGAGGACTCGCGGGTGCTGCGAGGCGATGCCTTTGCGGACCTGGTGCAGGTCCAGCCGCAGGACTTTGTGTCGGCTTCTCAGCCGGCCAGCGGGGAAGGTGCTGCCCGGATCCTGGTTGTCGATGACACGCCGGATGTGCGACACATGATCGGCGAAATCCTCTCGGACACGTACGAAATCGTCTATGCCGCAGACGGGGTCGAGGGACTCGAGGTCCTCGAACGGACCAAGCCGGACCTGGTGCTGTCGGACGTGATGATGCCGCGGATGGACGGCTACGAGTTCTGTCGGACGGTGAAGGGAAATCCGGAGTACGCGGCGGTCCCGTTCGTGCTTGTGACCGCGAAGGCTCAGATCTCGATGAAGATCGACGGGCTGAACTGCGGTGCCGACGACTACATCGTCAAGCCGTTCGCTGCCGAGGAACTGTGTGCCCGCGTCCGTTCGCTGCTGCGGCTGCGTCAGTTGCACAAGCAGCTCAATACACGGAATAACGAACTGCAGGAGACGCTGAACAATCTGCGACAGGCTCAGGACCAGCTCATCCAGTCCGAGAAAATGAGTTCGCTGGGTCAGCTGGTCGCCGGTCTGGCCCACGAGATCAATAACGCGATCAACGCGGTCTACAACGGCATTCCAACGCTGATCACCCGCATGGAGAAGGTCCAGAAGCTGGTGGACGTGGGGCTGCAGTCTCTCGAGGAAGAGGATCAGCGGGCGAAAATCGACCAGTCTTTCGCCAAGATCGGGCGTCTGGCCGAAGCCATCCGCGAAGGTGCGGTGCGAACCGCCCGCATCGTGAGCGACATGAAGTCGTTCGCGCATCCCGGGTGCCAGCAGGAGGAAGAGTCCGACATCCATCGGACGCTCGACGTCTGCCTGAATCTGCTGAGCAACGAATGCAAAGGGCGAGTGGAGATCGTCCGCGATTACGACGAGGTGGGCCCGGTCTGGGGACCGTTCGGTCAACTGGATCAGCTGTTCCTGAATCTGTTCTCCAACGCGATTCACGCGATGCCCGATGGCGGCGAGCTGCGGGTCACAACCGTCGCAACTCCCGACCTGCTTGAGATTTCCGTCCGCGACACCGGATGTGGAATCCCGGAATCGGTCCGCAACCGGATCTTCGACCCGTTCTTTACCACCAAGCCGGTGGGGGTGGGGACCGGCCTGGGTCTGTCGATCGGATACGGCATTGTCGAGCGTCTGGGCGGGACGATCGAGTGCGACAGCACGGAAGGGGAAGGGACTGAGTTTCGTATCAGGCTTCCGCTGAAGTGGAAACGTCCCGACGCCGCTGAGAATGCGAAATTGATAGACACAGTCGCATCAACGCGCGTATAA
- a CDS encoding DUF1592 domain-containing protein, with protein MRSPRWAAAGTAVAIVTLAFLFGQSWRPGPVGEHGQLQAAADDAPLDYTTQIRPFFEKYCFDCHSGEFADEGLAFDEYKNVAAILSDRKRWEKVYDLVRVGAMPPADMEQPSDEERQKIVDWLDHTLFFVDCEAGPDPGRVTIRRLNRNEYNNTIRDLVGVDFEPANDFPSDDVGYGFDNIGDVLSLPPLLLEKYLDAAEQVADKAIVTPESIQIQHKVIAADFQTEGAVHDGRRGTKSLVSRGTVSSEVEFPASGDYIVRIVAGADQAGDEPAKMAARVGEENEKVFEIKEHRKPGEYELKVHVSAGKHRVSASFINDYYNPDAEDGRKDRNLFVRSFEIEGPFGLPDDLPESHRRLIVVRPGADVSFEEAARQNLAKLLPRAFRQPVTDQEIDDYAKFVQLAVDQEQSFERGMQIALQAALVSPRFLFRVEHDERPNDPGAVHSVSDFELASRLSYFLWSSMPDDELLELARQGVLHRRDVITKQVDRMMADPRSSALIENFASQWLGLRKLTTDDVSPDPDLFPEFDEQLRRDMWKETEMFFASVVREDRPLIELLDGRYTFVNGRLAELYGIPDVKGDEFQRVSLDGLPRAGLLTQPSILTLTSYPRRTSPVIRGDWVLANLLGDEPPDPPPLVPGLEETQESNPDLPLRKQLEIHRQDPGCASCHKLMDDIGFGLENFDPIGRWREKEGKFEVDSSGVLPTGETFEGPIELITILRNRREEFCRCFTEKLLTFALGRGLEFYDRCAVDTIMGESAQQDYRFSAVLKAIVTSEPFLMRRGEAPPAEDPPASEQTAAE; from the coding sequence TTGCGTTCTCCACGTTGGGCGGCAGCGGGAACGGCAGTCGCGATCGTCACGCTCGCGTTTCTGTTTGGCCAGTCCTGGCGGCCGGGTCCGGTCGGCGAGCACGGTCAGCTGCAGGCCGCAGCCGACGACGCGCCGCTGGACTACACGACGCAAATTCGTCCCTTCTTTGAAAAGTACTGCTTCGACTGCCACTCCGGCGAATTCGCCGATGAGGGGCTGGCTTTCGACGAGTACAAGAACGTCGCTGCGATCCTGTCCGACCGGAAGCGGTGGGAGAAGGTGTACGATCTTGTCCGCGTCGGCGCCATGCCCCCGGCCGACATGGAACAGCCCTCCGACGAAGAGCGGCAGAAGATCGTGGACTGGCTGGACCACACCCTGTTCTTCGTGGACTGCGAGGCGGGGCCCGATCCGGGACGCGTGACGATCCGGCGGCTGAACCGCAACGAGTACAACAACACGATTCGCGATCTGGTTGGCGTCGATTTCGAACCGGCCAACGACTTTCCCTCGGACGATGTCGGATACGGCTTCGATAACATCGGGGACGTGCTGTCACTCCCCCCGCTCCTGCTGGAGAAGTATCTCGATGCGGCCGAACAGGTCGCCGACAAGGCGATCGTCACGCCGGAGTCGATCCAGATCCAGCACAAGGTCATTGCCGCCGACTTCCAGACCGAAGGGGCGGTGCATGATGGTCGCCGCGGGACAAAGTCGCTCGTCTCGCGCGGAACGGTATCGTCCGAGGTGGAGTTCCCGGCCTCCGGCGACTACATCGTCCGGATTGTCGCCGGCGCCGATCAGGCGGGAGACGAACCGGCGAAAATGGCGGCCCGGGTCGGCGAAGAGAACGAAAAGGTCTTCGAGATCAAGGAGCACCGCAAGCCGGGCGAATATGAGCTGAAGGTTCACGTGTCCGCCGGCAAGCATCGTGTCTCGGCATCGTTCATCAACGACTACTACAACCCCGACGCGGAAGATGGTCGCAAGGACCGCAACCTGTTCGTGCGGTCGTTCGAAATCGAAGGCCCGTTCGGACTCCCCGACGACCTGCCGGAGTCACACCGACGCCTGATCGTCGTGCGCCCCGGGGCGGATGTTTCTTTCGAGGAGGCGGCCCGCCAGAATCTGGCGAAACTGCTGCCGCGCGCCTTCCGGCAACCGGTGACCGATCAGGAGATCGACGACTACGCGAAGTTCGTGCAGCTGGCGGTCGATCAGGAGCAGTCGTTCGAGCGGGGCATGCAGATCGCGTTGCAGGCCGCTCTGGTCTCGCCGCGGTTCCTCTTTCGTGTCGAACATGACGAGCGCCCGAACGATCCGGGTGCGGTCCACTCCGTTTCGGATTTCGAGCTGGCTTCGCGGCTGTCGTACTTCCTGTGGAGCAGCATGCCGGATGACGAACTGCTGGAACTGGCCCGCCAGGGTGTGCTGCACCGCCGCGACGTGATTACGAAGCAGGTCGACCGGATGATGGCCGACCCGCGATCCTCGGCGCTGATCGAGAACTTCGCCAGCCAGTGGCTCGGCCTGCGGAAGCTGACGACCGACGATGTGTCGCCGGACCCGGACCTGTTCCCCGAATTCGACGAACAGCTCCGCCGCGACATGTGGAAAGAGACCGAGATGTTCTTCGCCTCGGTTGTTCGGGAAGACCGTCCGCTGATCGAACTGCTGGACGGCAGGTACACGTTCGTCAACGGACGGCTGGCGGAGCTGTACGGCATCCCCGACGTGAAGGGGGACGAGTTTCAGCGTGTCTCCCTGGATGGGCTTCCGCGTGCCGGGCTGCTGACGCAACCGAGCATTCTGACGCTGACTTCGTATCCCCGTCGCACGAGTCCGGTGATCCGAGGCGATTGGGTTCTCGCGAACCTGCTGGGAGACGAACCGCCCGACCCGCCGCCACTTGTGCCGGGGCTTGAAGAAACTCAGGAGTCCAATCCGGATCTGCCGTTGCGAAAGCAGCTGGAGATTCACCGTCAGGATCCGGGATGTGCCTCATGCCACAAATTGATGGATGACATCGGCTTCGGGCTCGAGAACTTCGACCCGATCGGGCGCTGGCGGGAGAAAGAAGGGAAGTTCGAAGTCGACTCTTCCGGCGTGCTGCCGACGGGCGAAACGTTTGAAGGACCGATCGAACTCATCACGATTCTCCGCAACCGGCGGGAAGAGTTCTGCCGATGTTTTACGGAGAAGCTGCTAACCTTTGCGCTTGGCCGCGGACTGGAGTTTTACGACCGCTGTGCCGTGGATACGATTATGGGTGAGTCAGCTCAGCAGGACTATCGCTTTTCGGCCGTGCTGAAAGCGATCGTCACGAGCGAGCCATTTCTGATGCGGCGGGGTGAAGCACCTCCCGCGGAGGACCCTCCCGCCTCGGAGCAGACGGCCGCGGAGTGA
- a CDS encoding DUF1552 domain-containing protein: protein MKPLARRTFLQGVGATLALPMLDAMRPARAAAAAGSAPRRMAYVFFPNGAIMPDWKPEGVGADYELPRTLQPLARHKSDLLVISGLAHDMARAHGDGAGDHARSCATFLTGSHPRKTDGADIEVGVSVDQVAASEIGNQTRLPSLELGIEAGRQAGSCDSGYSCAYSSNISWKSATTPMAKEINPRAVFERLFGNGVDDAKARAERNFYRKSILDFVSDDAARLRSQLGQTDRRKLDEYLTSVREIEQRIEQSDVETKRQIPDMPMPEGVPSELSQHIRLMYDLMLVAFQTDSTRIATFMLANEGSNRAYREVEVKDGHHQLSHHRDDEKKVAQLQKIDQFLIEQFAYFLDRLKATPDGEGTLLDHTMITYGCAISDGNRHRHEDLPCLVAGKGGGAVTTGRHMKIESETPMANLFLSQLEAVGVQRDRLGDSTGKLPGLTV, encoded by the coding sequence ATGAAACCGCTTGCACGACGAACATTCCTTCAGGGTGTGGGTGCCACACTGGCACTGCCGATGCTGGATGCGATGCGACCGGCGCGTGCTGCTGCCGCTGCAGGCTCGGCTCCCCGTCGAATGGCCTACGTGTTCTTCCCGAACGGCGCCATCATGCCGGACTGGAAGCCCGAAGGAGTCGGCGCGGACTACGAACTGCCCAGGACGCTGCAGCCGCTGGCTCGCCACAAGTCGGATCTGCTGGTGATCAGCGGACTGGCTCACGACATGGCCCGCGCGCATGGCGACGGTGCCGGCGACCATGCCCGGTCCTGCGCGACATTTCTGACCGGTTCGCATCCCCGCAAGACGGATGGAGCGGACATTGAAGTGGGCGTGTCGGTCGATCAGGTGGCTGCCTCCGAGATCGGCAACCAGACGCGGCTGCCGTCGCTCGAACTGGGGATCGAAGCGGGTCGTCAGGCCGGCAGTTGTGACAGCGGCTACAGTTGCGCGTACTCGTCGAACATCTCCTGGAAGTCGGCCACCACGCCGATGGCCAAGGAGATCAATCCCCGCGCCGTCTTCGAGCGGCTGTTCGGCAACGGCGTCGACGACGCCAAGGCGCGGGCCGAACGGAACTTCTACCGCAAGAGCATTCTCGACTTCGTCTCGGACGACGCAGCCAGACTGCGGTCGCAGCTCGGTCAGACGGATCGGCGCAAACTGGATGAGTACCTCACCAGTGTCCGCGAGATCGAACAGCGGATCGAACAGTCCGATGTCGAGACGAAGCGGCAGATCCCGGATATGCCGATGCCCGAGGGCGTCCCGTCCGAATTGTCGCAGCACATCCGGCTGATGTACGACCTGATGCTCGTCGCCTTCCAGACGGACAGCACGCGGATCGCCACCTTCATGCTCGCCAACGAAGGGAGCAACCGCGCTTACCGCGAGGTCGAGGTCAAGGACGGTCATCACCAGCTTTCGCACCACCGCGACGACGAGAAGAAGGTGGCGCAGCTGCAGAAGATCGACCAGTTCCTCATCGAGCAGTTCGCCTACTTCCTCGATCGCCTGAAGGCGACACCGGACGGGGAGGGAACGCTGCTCGACCACACGATGATCACCTACGGTTGTGCGATCAGCGACGGGAACCGGCACCGTCACGAAGATCTCCCCTGTCTGGTCGCAGGCAAGGGTGGTGGCGCGGTCACGACCGGCCGTCACATGAAGATCGAGTCCGAAACGCCGATGGCCAACCTGTTCCTCTCGCAGCTGGAGGCGGTTGGAGTTCAGCGCGACCGACTGGGAGACAGCACCGGCAAGCTGCCCGGCCTGACGGTCTGA